The Coffea arabica cultivar ET-39 chromosome 10e, Coffea Arabica ET-39 HiFi, whole genome shotgun sequence region AAGCATTAAACTCTTGTTTATCCTTACCTATTTTTAATGTAAGTTTTCCTTCTAACAAATCAATATTAGCCCTTCTTATAACCAAGAATGCTCTACCAAGAATTATGGACATATTAATATCCTCTTTCATctctaaaataagaaaatttgcaaaatgataaaatttacCAACTTTCATAAATATATGTTCTGCAACACCAATGGAATATCTCGCCAAACGATCAATAAGTTATAGAATCACCATTGTTGGCATAAGTTTGGCAAACTTCAATATCCTAAAAATTGAGAAAGACATTAAATTAACACTAGATCTAAGATCATATAAGCACCTATCTACAAAAATATTCTCAAGAGAACAAGCCACTGTAAAACTCTAAGAGTCCTTCATCTTGATAGAAAGATGATTTTGCAGCGTAGTACTACACTTCTCGATAAGGAAGACTATTACAAATTCTTCCAAAATGACAATTAGCAACCTCAAGCAATGCATTACATATACCAAAACAGCACTTTCTACATTAAATTGCCAATCATCCAAGTCACAGTTTCCAAATGATAGGCTTTCAAAACCAACTAAAGTCCCACAGGTTCAATCAGCAAATTTTAAACGCATGAAACCATCAATATGTAATAATTAACCCGCAAAATCAAAAGGGGgtatgataaaaataaaaacatgcaATACATATAACAAATGATAGACTTTCAAAAGCAACGAAAATCCCACAGGTTCAATCAGCAAATTTTAAACGCATTAAACAATCAATATGTAATAATTAACCAGCAAAATCAAAAGAGGACATACTACgcagataaaaataaaaacatgtaATACATAACAAACTCTTATAACATGTATTCCTTTATTCGCAGAGTACACTGAATTTATTTCCAGACTGGCCATTATAAAACTCAAGCAAACATTCAATGCAATGAAAACAGCACTTTCTACATTGAAAATTCCAATATCATCATCAAGACATTATCTAAATGATCGACTATGGTCAATCAGCAAATTTTAAACACATAAAACCATTAAGAAGTAAATAATTCACCATCACAATCAAAAGGGGGTATATTTCACAGATAAAGAAAAAGGCGGACGCAGATTTTGGAGCACCAGAGCACTACCTTTGTTTAATCGCATTTGCAATTAATTGACTACTTGATCCCAACCTCTTCAATAAATTGTCATACATTGTTGGCTTTCTGTTAAAAACAGTATCCTCttctacttcttcttcttctttggttTCTAATTCAGCCTCAGAATTTTCATTAGACCAATCCTCTAGAACAtttaaaaaagacaaaaaaaaatcactaataacaaaaaaaaatccttaaaagaaaaataaaatgtaatACTGGCTCACCTGAGTCATTTTCTAGAGGTTGCTTAGGTACAAGTTTTTCTGCTCCAGGATTTAGCTTCAGATTTTTGAACTTCTTAAATGGCTTTGAACTATTCACTCTCTTCAATCCTATATATGATGTACCTATTAATAAGTATAAACAAACATTGCGAAGCAAACTAAAGGaaattttacctctttttcttgCAAATCCTGGTTTTCCCATTGAAACTTGATTCTTCAAGCTTTGTTGGAGCTCTGGGACATTAATAAGTTAAAGAAGGagagaaaccctaaacaaaatcaaaaccacaaattaaaaaaagggTGTTATACAGAAGATAGAAAAACAGAGTAGCTAGGGGAGAAACAAGTGTGCTACTTCAGGAATCAAAAGGATCCATTAGTTGGTCATTGCtccataaaaaattttattacagGTTCTTCTTCAATGACCTTAGATTTATACAACCACgtgtcaaaaacaaaaatattgcAGGAATATTGGTTATTTCACAGGATATTGgcatttttataaaaaattaatcaactTGTGATGGTTCAGTGGAGCTCCAAAAATGGGGAAATCAATTTCGAAGTCAACTTTGACAAAATTGATTTCAGTGAGGGAAATAAGATGACCAATAGAACGTGGCTTCAGTTACAACTAAAGTCAGAAAAATCTTTCCTCTCGCTATCAAGCTTTGTGATTTCCAGCATCTAGTAATGCAAGTCAAATTTGTTTCAACAATCCTAGAAGTTATAGATTCTAATCAAAGAGCAGAACAATTGACCTTCACAAACATAAAGTCAGCAACATATCTATCACCATAACTTAATAGGAATACTTGAAGTGTGAACCATACACACTCGTCATCAACTCATTTAATTCAACTAATTGGACCTATtatttataccattttacaACAATAACTATAAACTCTATACGGGTTCACAAATATGAGACCGTATAAGCAATTTTGAAAATCATCCAAACTCAAACAAAaaacatgtgacagccccacctctccctagggcaaaccctagggtatcagcggactgcctgcccagctctcgtcaggactcagtcgttcaaagtactaatatcatcaatgaaacgaatgtaacatttgacaatgcaggggattgaaaccctaactcaaacataatcactaatccaacaattcagcttagtacatatatcatcgcatgccaacttaccacgcttcactcaaaattacataatataaagcatccttaagaatttaagcttacaagtccgcttaaacgaaagttacaacctcaaaatgCAAGAACGgtaaaataaagctaagaaagccctcgatcaaatcccttcccgatctgttaaggaaaacaaagggaatggggtgagctaaagcccagtgaggttccaggtaaaacaagtaaacacatagccacataaaatcacaaaatagccaactaaacaccgtacagtaaaataacagtttaatcacagttcaattcaaggatacgggtggctttcaaaagccaaaggtccacttgagcttgatcataattgcctcctgttgacactccgtcaacacttgtaacagtatataggtccgtagaacaccactttcacctgtctccgtccaccaaacaatCCCCCACCGGacccgcactccataaacaatagtttggtaatactcgagtataccaggaatccgagtttccaatgctcaaggattccaatgaaacagtatcaagccgaggattttatcattggtggtgctggacaacacaacaagcaagcacaacggctatgcttcaccagggacctccaagcaagattcaatttccagtgaacagtaaacagtcctcaaggtttatcagctttctcgaccaagcccttgctggctcgatacaaccgactcacctatgaggttgggtacccaaacagtaacagtagttggtggaatgtcatccacgcaacttaagcacagtcatgtatagcaatatctcatttcatgttaattcattcagtaagtagagccttagtgaaaagaaaaaaaataaggaaggtcgagtgcaataaagtacacactcgcctcaattttaattaaaacagtgtttggctcaaacaataacaattcaatactttcaagtacacaaatatttcacataacaagtagcaagtagtggaacactcacctgtcaagcaaaagtaataatcgacgtcaaacgtctcagttacgatcaccgtcgttgcccaaacctaggtcaacgagtgaaaatattaataattggattcgttccctactaaagtataggttcattaagaggccaagtgagtagcttaagctacttaatctggcatgcaaatagggtctaaaccacggtgaaagttcatggaaaacaagtctagtatgtacatgaaagtttggcaaaagaaaagtttcactaaAGCTCAAAGGCTTCATTATGGGTTAAACTGTCTCGCCCAGCCAGCCTCGGGAAAACGGTCATTGCTCATTGTGGGAAAGTCGCAATTAGGTTCCgtcagttgcattggaaactaagttcataaggctaaatttgtctagaagaaaccatttccaaaatcccaaaataagtggctcaaaattaagaaaccaaatgaactttctggactgtctcggatgaacagtaccgcccGGACAGCCAACTTTCCAGACTCACCACGGATCGCTCGggatgaaccagaaaatgagctttgtaccgttttaaagctctaagagtctactttcaattGCCACAAACGCCACTCAATTCCGATCAGTGAATAACACGTTATGACCTTAACAAGAttgctggacagaaaatttctggacctagtccagttttcctcctttgtttataactcaaaatttattcaaccaaattggctaattttttgtaggcaacctccacacacataacccaacatataacactcacatttgtagccaaaatgtgcatgaaaatatcaaggaaaaaccgggcagcaagcttaaaaagtttcggtcagcacactttaaaaatttataacttct contains the following coding sequences:
- the LOC140004391 gene encoding uncharacterized protein, with protein sequence MGKPGFARKRGLKRVNSSKPFKKFKNLKLNPGAEKLVPKQPLENDSEDWSNENSEAELETKEEEEVEEDTVFNRKPTMYDNLLKRLGSSSQLIANAIKQRILKFAKLMPTMVIL